ACACCGGTTGGGGCCGATTCCAAtaccccgagtctcgatcagagTGCCCCGAGCGATTCGCTCGGTACCATAATAGTGGGTCgtttgccttctcttccgaccttctctgaggaggcgttaaaagaagctcgagaattgaagacccccgatatgggcagAGGCTCTAGTGCAGGGGATCCTTTTTGGGATTTCTTCggtggagtcgatgatgcctccgatatCGGCGACACTTCTCTtttcctagaagaggcccaacgtttcattttTCGGGTAATGACCTTACTGAGCTTggtttcttcattcttttctatACTTGACTCATGTTTTTTTTCTACTATGTAGGCCATTAGCAAGTTTCAAGCtgacctcagccagtgtgaggtcgagcttcagaaagtctcgggggagagagatgctctgAGGCTTATCTGCGGCCAAAAGGACGaggttataaaggacctccaagcagatttggctaaggctcgagaagaagaggccgaactagataagTAGTTGAGCCTTATTCTGTTAGAGCATGGGTTTGACCCAATTATGGAAGCTAAaccttcgttatctcagctgcagcaaaaagtCGAAAAGATCATAttgcttcgggaagaagtcgatcaaatcaaagccgaatgtgatcggtggaaggagactatcgaccgtcTGGCTGTGGAAAAGGAAACTATCTtgccaaattattatcggccaatgttcagcttcgaaacgtCAAGCAAAAAGGCTCGGCTCAGGCTAAGATGATCGGGGAGCTTGAAGcaaggcttgctgaggccaaggcggaggtcGAATCATCAAAAGTCATGGTGGATAAGTCTATTGCTGTTTATTGGGTCCATGACGAGGCTGCTCAAACGGAGGCAAGCGAGGTAGCAGATGatgccgacactcgagcacattgggttgccgaacttgctaagtgtcgatctCGGAGGTAGACCCTTGAGGacatacacgctcgaggtttcgatcttgctGAAGAGATGAAAaaggccaaagaactcgaagccgatgttgAAGCCTTAGTTtccgatggcgatgatgatggtgatgatgacgatgatgatgacgataGAAAGGGTAGGTCTGATGATAAAGGGGAGCCCGGTGGAAAAGAGACCGCTCTTGATGATAACCGAGAAGCTTAGCCCTTATCTTCTATGTCGTTTTTATTCATGTAAATAATCTTTGTATAtttatacaaatatctttttcttttactgacttTTTTCAACTTTCTTGCCTTGTGAAGCTTTCGTTCATGCCATGCGAATACTTTTATAGGCGATTCCATCGAACTCGGTCTTCGTAGCTTTTATGGCCGAGTGGgcgattatttcgaactcgaactcaaaatatcttagcctgcatgccttttatgatcgagtgagtgattgctcgaactcgaagtaagatatcccttaggtTTTAAAaattgagtgattgtttcgaacttgaactcaaaatatcttagcctgtaggccttttatgattgagtgagtgattgctcgaactctaagtaagatagcccttaggctttaataattgagtgagtgattgtttcgaactcgaactcaaaatatcttagcccgtaggccatTTATGaacgagtgagtgattgctcgaactcgaagtaagatagcccttaggctttaataattaagtgagtgattgtttcgaactggaactcaaaatatcttagcccgtaggccttttatgatcgagtgagtgattgctcgaactcgaagtaagatagcccttaggatttgataattgagtgagtgattgtttcgaactcaaactcaaaatatcttagcccgtaggccatttatgatcgagtgagtgattgatcgaactcggaagtaagatagcccttaggctttaataattgagtgagtgattgtttcgaactcgaactcaaaatatcttagcccgtaggccttttatgatcgagtaagtgattgctcgaactcgaaataagatagcccttaggctttaataatagagtgagtgattgtttcgaactcgaactcaaaatatcttagcccgtaggccttttaacCTGAAGCAGGAAAATctttttcaaagtgtgagatgTCTGAAATTAGAAGTTCTCCTTTATGTCGTtatacatgtgtttgtatcttgtgccagagttcgatcaaaactacgtgggcatggttcattttgaccatttggcccttacacttttctctatcgagaccctgtttcgACATGAATTAGATATGAAAACAACTTTCTTGTGTCGAAACTTGATTTACTCGATTGGTAGCccctcagtattcgaggttgattatgaaggagcCTCAGATACTACTGATTTGTCCTCGGGTAGTACATAATTATTGCCTGTGAAATCTATCGAGATCACCAGACCTTCTGAGCCGATGATAGCCACATCGGTTGGGGCCGGTTCCAAtaccccgagtctcgatcagagTGCCCCGAGCGATTCGCTCGGTACCATGATAGTGGGTCgtttgccttctcttccgaccttctctgaggaggcgttaaaagaagctcgagaattgaagaacCCCGATataggcggaggctctagtgcaggggatccttttcgggattgcttcgctagagtcgatgatgcctccgatatCGGCGACGCCTCTCTtttcctagaagaggcccaacattTTATTTCTCGGGTAATGACCTTACTGAGCTTGGTTTCTTCATTCTTAAATAAATATCGGATAAAGTTAAATTTgagtatggttctaaggatatgtgatataatttgatacaaaccgTATAGAGAAATAGTAATACCTatgttcttgactatgagaatgagaatagtgaacaagaagaacgaataagataaagtaaaataagcacaagggaatatctttcaatatgagaagtaatcttttgttacaatgtgtgAGATTGCcttatgcttacaaggattcccccttttatagtagagggatcctactttatttataataaaaaaaacatataGTGGaaaacccatgatgaattgtctcttcctcgattcccgccaagattctctcccttagcgcggttgtaacggctcttatctgcgagctcgatactggctcgaactcgttattgggtcgagccctcggctttggtttgagttcgaccttcggggtggGTGTACTGCGTTTCCGACCATCCTCACGTTGCCTTGCGGGTCGATTTtgtcatgggctcgataatggTATCGACCCGACTCCTCAATCAGTCTTGgaactcgaagcttgtttgtactgtcttcggaactcatcccaaaatctcactccggtcgcttaccattcgaacttgATCGAATGTAGgagggccgaaatctatttcgaccgtatacaatttgATCTTCATGAAAAAGAGCAACGTCTATAAATCTCTTCGACGAATTTGAAATagataatatttaatatttttgatcTCTTTGTAAATATTCTATATTCTATGAACTTATGAGATTTCGAGATTGTGGATCGCGTCATTACTTATAATTTGAGATAACAAAAAAGAATTTCCCTCGATTTGAAGAAAAACACAAATAATGATCCTCTTTATTGGAAAATCAGTAGCTTACACAACCCTAAGTCTTTCAAATATTTAGTGTACAATTGATAGCACTCAAAATATAAATCCTCTTTGTTAGTCTAAAAATTGCATCTCTCTGGAACATATCACATAACAATACTTCACACGAATTTGACATTTAAAAAGAGTacctgttttttttttctttctagacAGAAAGGTTTCTGTTCTTATTAGGTATCCAATAAAGTTCCACACAGGTTGATAGCACAAGCGCGCCATCAAAGTTTTAAAATGTTTGCAGTTTGTGTCAAGTTGTTTGGAGCCACTTAAGTCTAGGATTTCCTTTTTTGTGTTAAACAAATATAGCGCGACCTACGGACGAAACATTTATTTAACACAAAACAAGAATGATGATCATTTCAATATAGAACGATTATTAATATTATATTGATAACTACCACGTAAATAAAAAAAAGCGTATTAACATAAACTAAACAAATTATAGTATATAATTGTTTGACCAAGAAATATAATCTccggttaaactattaaatttatataatgaCAGGTCaaatctagttaaggataatgACTCTAGATATTAAGCGGATGCAAGATATTTGGGGTTGAGTTTGCATATGATTGATGTCAATAAATCTGAAATACTCTTAAACAAGAACATTAAATGAAATATATCTAGCAATAAAtgtcaataaatgacatttatgtAAATAAAGAGAATGATTCACCTGATAATGAATGGACAAGGTGGATATTCTGTCTGATAACAATGAATGACAAATAGATCCAAGATTTGCATGAACAATTATTGGATCTCGTGGAAAAGTGGGGAATAATATGAACGagaatctttataaaaaggtagCCTTTGTGTTTTTACCCGAAAGAGAGTCttcttctcaaaagtgttcttatcagccAAATATTACATACCATTGCACCTCTGTCGTTTCGATATCAGCGCTGGATAATGATGGCTTGGTTTTGGTACTCGAACTCTTATAAATAAGGATCTGATGCCATTTGTGTTTGTTTTGCTTTCATCTGATATCGAATCCCCTGCGCTTCCTTCTTTCGTTTTTCATATTTAACCCTAGTCTCTATTCTACTTCGTCGTTGCGTACCCATTTCTCTGGTTCTAGTGATCGTTGCTTCCTACTCCTGTACTTTAGACATCCTCTTTCAAGACCATGGTTAATGCAACTTCCAATTCTAGTGCGACGTCTAATCCTACTCCCCTGGCAGTGTGTGTGCCTCCTCACGGCGACAATGCTTTTGCTGCCCTTGAAGATGAAGGGTTCCTTACGGTAGAGGAAATAATTCCTCGTAGTGAAAAGCCTAGATTCGATTTCTCAAAGTTACCCGATGACGACCCTGAGGTCTCGGAATCGGTGATGAATGCGGTTGCTCTTACTGATTTCGGGGCGAAGTTCAAAATTCTGGCCCATATCGATCTGGTCCTAGCAGGGCGCGATGTGGTGCAAATTCATCACCCAGGATACTGCGCATTCTATATGTATCCGTTCTATGTAGGCTACTCCTTTCCCCTTCTCCCATTGGTGGAGGAATTTTGTCGCTACTACGGCGTCTGCCCGACCTATCTTTCACCTTATATCTACAAACGTATTCGCATGTTGACAAAATACGCGGAATTGGGTGGCCGTGGGATCTCTCTTTGCCACCTGATGCACCTCTTCACACCTAATTTCTATAGAGGGACGATGATACATCTTCGCCATCGAGGTAGTAAGAGTTTAGtagtgaagatggacgataaagAAAATCGTCGATTCTGGCTCAGCTACTTCTACATCAAGACCGAGGACGTGGTGGCCAACGCAAATGGGTTTCCTGAGGCATGGAATTATGGCCGTAAGTCTGTTTTGGTAAGCACTTAATTTGCCCGTTTTGATTGTAGCTTAACATTTTGCCCTTTTCTCGTTCAGCTGAGACTTCGCCCCTCCTTTGTTTGCGGATATTCATGACTGGGTTAGCCAAGTCCTGCCTCATACAGTGGGGGTTCGTGAATGGACGacctttatcaagaagttcagGACCAAGCTTTCAGCGAACGGTGAGTTTGTCTGTCCGTGTTCATCTATACAGTGATCTTTTACCTATGCCATTTTGACCTTGTGATCGCCTCCTCATTACGACTTTAAGTAAGAGTTGATGTTCTAATCTCTTTTGCAGCCTGAGGGTCTTCGCGGAGGCCGAAGGCTCCTGCTCCAGCATTCCGCAAGAGGAATACCGTTTATGTTCCATCCGCTGTGGTGAGGCCTGCTCGGTCGTCGACTACTCATGCAGTGGGACTTTCAACTTCCCCTCTGCATCATTTAATTGACGAGAACAATGAGGAAGGGTCATCGCCAAATGATGATAATCTGCTCCCCCGCAAGAGGCGATCTGTAGATATCGCCGAGGGAGTTGTTCGTGAGGGGAGTTTGGCGATGGAGGATTTCGTCGTCAGAGAAACGGCAACTATAGACCTCAGAGATGATGCCGAGCTATTTCCCATGATTTCGTCATCGTCAGAGGTCAAGGGATGTACGTTGCTCCCTGGGGCCGAAACGAATTTTGAAGGGCCGTTGACGAGAGTCCCTGATGCCTTACAAGGAGGTGAGCCATTGACCTCGTTACCAGCCGAGGATCCTTCCTATAAGGTTGACATGAAGGGCAAAAATGTAGCCGAATAGGGTTACGAGACGGGCTCCGATATGGATGCCGAAGAGGTTAGGACGATGGGAGAAGGACTCACCCGACTCGAGGTGAGATTGGAGGGGACCACGCGGACCATTGCGATCCCTCTAGACTTTTATCTTCTAGTTAATACGAAGGACgtggtcccttctcttggtccCCTCTGTTCTGATGTGGAGGGTAAGACACTCGAGAAACTGAAGGACTCCACTTTGTCGAAGAGCATAGCCGCCCTTGCTCTTAGGGTAAGtttggtattttatttttatgttcgTTTTTCATGTCGAATATGATTTTGTTCTTACTCGCTCTAGCTTTCTTTTCAGACAGTGATCTTGGAGATCGAAAGCTCCCGCTGAGAGGAGAGGCGTAAGGCTATTTCCCAAAAGATGGAGCGGAAGTATCGCGAGTATCATGATAAGCATCGTGAGCTTTGCAGGCGGCTTGGTGGGAGTAGCAACTTTTGGGCTCTCCGAAACGAGCTAAAGGACAAGGATGGCGAATTGGTGAAGGTCATCAAAAAATATAGCGAACGCGAGGGGGCGTTGAAGGACAAAGAAGAGAAGCTCGAGGTGAGCAGGGGGTCGAGGCCCAATGCGCCGACTTTCAGGCCCAAGTGGTCTCGTTGTGTGCCGGGCTTGAGGAGTGTCAACTTCGAGTAGTTGCTTTGAGTGGCGAGGTCGCTGAGAAGGCGGTGGGTTTGGAGAAGGCGGAGTCGGCCCAGTTATCAGCTGCGAGGAAAGCATAAGCTTTAGAGGACATTATCCGCATTCTCCATTGTAAGCGGGATTGCGCTTTGGAGACGGCTAGGCTCAGAAAGGAGGGGTTTGATGAGCGGATATGGGAGTTAGAAGAAGAGGCTGCGTGCCTTGGTGATGGAGTTGTTGCCCTCGAGGCCGAAAAGGCACAGTTGTTGGATCAGTCATCCTCATCCCGCACTTATGCTTTTCCTCATGTTCCTCAGGATCtgtacgaggaatggattcacgTCGAGGCCCAACTGGATATATTCAGGGATCTGACAGGGCGGGGGTTGTTTCAGAAGCCAACTTTGAGAATGCACGTGCTAAGGCACGTAAAGCTCGGTTTGCTTGTGGTTATGGCCCAGCTACACCGGAAGCTGGCAATGACGAGGAGGGTGCGAGCGTGGACCGGATTGAACATGATCCCTGATACGAGGATGAATATCCCGTTGGTGATGAGGTGGGTGAAGACGGTCTTAATGATCAAGCGGGTGACGCTGCTGAACCAGGTGGTGATtagttctttttttttgttttagccGCGGGCATGTGAACTTTTTGTATGCGTGCAGCCTTTGTAAAAAATGTTCTTATGAAAATGTTAGTTTTGTTATTCGTACCTGACTTCTTTGTTTTGTTCAAATTTGTGCATTTTTTCTGATTTTATTTCTTGATTTCTTTCGTCATAACAGACTTGAGTGGGTTGAACGGTGTTGCAGGTAGCCTTCATTTGGTTAAGGCGGTGGGCCGAGTAGGTAGTAATTCGAAAAGAGGTCAAAcataacctttaattaattgaggcagTGGGACGGACATGTGTTAGTTCGAATGAGGTCACGTGTAACCTTTGATTAATTGAGGCCCTagccgaataggtgttaattcgaacgaggtcgaatataacctttaattaattgggGTCGTTggccgaataggtgttaatttgaacgaggttgaatgtaacctttaattaattgaggttgtGGGCCGAATAAgcgttaattcgaatgaggtcgaatgtaatctttaattaattgaggtcatgggccgaataggtgttaattcgaacgaagtcgaatgtaacctttaattaattggggtcgtgggccgaataggtgttaattcgaacgaggtcaaatgtaacctttaattaactGAGGCTGTGGCCAAATAGGTATtaatttgaacgaggtcgaatgtaacctttatttAACTGAGGCTGTGGgcgaataggtgttaattcgaacaaggtcgaatgtaacctttaattaattaaggTCGTGGGCTGAATAcatgttaattcgaacgaggtcgaatgtaacctttaattaattgggGCCGTGAGCTGAATATGTGTGAATTCGAACGATGTCGAATACAACCTTTAATTGGAGAGTAGAGAAACTTTCATGTACTTGTGTTTTATTCATACTTTTGGAGAGATCTACATATTTTCCGGGATCTGGCTGGTGGTTCAGTCCCAGTCCCGGTCTAtatagtcccttcattggtcgaggTGGAAAGATAGTGAGAGATTGAGCAAAGAACTGATCGTGCAGTGCTTTCCATCTGTGCACTTCAATTCTGAAGTATCCCCgtcatcgcctcgttaaaaaccttctcgagaaaacccaattgggacaaaactcgagcGAGGGAGAAAGAGTGCGACTTTGGGGACCTCGtccttttaaaagttgaagtacttgaggtgcatAACATTTtagttgtttggtagtcgctttccttccattgtttctagtgtgAATGACCTTTTGCTTGTTGCTGCCATGATTTTGTAGGGGCCGTCCCAGTTTGTTCCCAGTTTGCCTTCTCGcgggtctttgcttgcttgtgttttggctttaagcacatagtccccgactttaagtgGCATGATCTTTGCTCTCTTGTTATAGTAGCGTTCtgcttgttgcttttgggcgacAATTCTTACGTAAGCCATATCTCTTCGTGTCTCGACCTCGTCGAGATCTTGTCTTCTACTGTCATCGTTCTGGGATCCACTCTCGCGGAAGTACCTTAGACTGGGATCCATGACTTCGACTAGTATTACTGCATTAGTTCCACAGACTAACGAGTATGGCGTTTCTCCGGTGCTCATTTTTGGCGTTGATcggtaggcccagagtacttctggtaatacctccggccacagtcccttggcgtgTTCGAGTTTCTTTttcatgatgtttagtattgacttgttggaggattccCCTTGCCCGTTACCTACGGGGTGCTAA
The DNA window shown above is from Nicotiana tomentosiformis chromosome 8, ASM39032v3, whole genome shotgun sequence and carries:
- the LOC138897987 gene encoding uncharacterized protein; its protein translation is MSTGETPYSLVCGTNAVILVEVMDPSLRYFRESGSQNDDSRRQDLDEVETRRDMAYVRIVAQKQQAERYYNKRAKIMPLKVGDYVLKAKTQASKDPREGKLGTNWDGPYKIMAATSKRSFTLETMEGKRLPNN